A single Streptomyces sp. 2114.4 DNA region contains:
- a CDS encoding 4-hydroxybenzoate 3-monooxygenase, with translation MSSTPSLPLTRTRVVIVGAGPAGLTVANLLRAAGVACVVLEAESREFIEQRPRAGFMEEWAVHALARHGLAGRLLERAETQGEFEFRFDGERHLVPTAQLSGRRHYVYPQPLLVTDLVASYVDKAGGEVRFGVREVELHDIDGDRPAVSYTDPVTGARHRIACDFIAGCDGARGVSRATIPADRAALTRHDHGVAWLALLAEAPPSADGVVFGIHERGFGAHMARSPQVTRYYLQVEPGADAGDWSHRRVWDELHTRLAAAGALPLTEGPLIEKTVLDMHDYVVEPMTYGRLYLAGDSAHLVAPIAAKGMNLALHDALLLGEALIAHYQGDDDSGLEGYGQACLRRVWQYLEFSQWLSYVLHGASSGDRMQAGTASARLRRLLGSPSAAKAFAGLYLGEEADL, from the coding sequence GTGTCCTCCACCCCCTCCCTGCCCCTCACGCGCACCCGTGTCGTCATCGTCGGCGCCGGGCCCGCCGGGCTCACCGTGGCGAATCTGCTGCGCGCCGCCGGAGTCGCCTGTGTGGTGCTGGAGGCGGAGAGCAGGGAATTCATCGAGCAGCGGCCGCGCGCCGGGTTCATGGAGGAGTGGGCGGTGCATGCGCTGGCCCGGCACGGGCTGGCCGGCCGGCTGCTCGAACGCGCGGAAACCCAGGGGGAGTTCGAGTTCCGCTTCGACGGCGAGCGGCACCTCGTGCCGACGGCACAGCTGTCGGGGCGGCGCCACTACGTCTATCCACAGCCGCTGCTGGTCACCGACCTGGTGGCGTCGTATGTGGACAAGGCGGGCGGTGAGGTGCGCTTCGGCGTACGCGAGGTGGAGTTGCACGACATCGACGGCGACCGGCCGGCCGTCTCCTACACCGACCCGGTGACCGGCGCCCGGCACCGCATCGCGTGCGACTTCATCGCGGGTTGCGACGGTGCGCGAGGGGTGAGCCGGGCGACCATACCCGCCGACCGGGCGGCCCTCACCCGGCATGACCACGGCGTCGCCTGGCTCGCGCTCCTCGCCGAGGCGCCGCCGTCCGCCGACGGTGTGGTCTTCGGCATCCACGAGCGCGGATTTGGTGCCCATATGGCCCGTAGCCCCCAGGTGACCCGCTACTACCTCCAGGTCGAACCGGGCGCGGACGCCGGGGACTGGTCGCACCGCCGGGTGTGGGACGAGCTGCACACCCGGCTCGCCGCCGCCGGCGCCCTGCCGCTGACCGAAGGGCCGCTGATCGAGAAGACGGTCCTGGACATGCACGACTACGTGGTGGAGCCGATGACGTACGGCCGCCTCTACCTGGCGGGTGACTCGGCACACCTGGTGGCGCCGATCGCCGCCAAGGGTATGAACCTGGCGCTCCACGACGCCCTGCTGCTCGGCGAGGCGCTGATCGCGCACTACCAGGGCGATGACGACAGCGGTCTCGAAGGCTATGGGCAGGCCTGTCTGCGGCGGGTCTGGCAGTACCTGGAGTTCTCGCAGTGGCTCTCCTACGTGCTGCACGGTGCCTCGTCCGGCGACCGCATGCAGGCGGGCACCGCCTCCGCGCGGCTGCGGCGGCTGCTGGGGTCCCCGTCCGCGGCGAAGGCGTTCGCCGGGCTGTACCTCGGCGAGGAGGCGGATCTGTAG